One part of the Streptomyces nigra genome encodes these proteins:
- a CDS encoding bifunctional metallophosphatase/5'-nucleotidase — MSATSHQQHRRRRTYALVATAAGLATAGALAAALPATASPAPSGKGGHGHGHTSRYQDVQLLSFNDLHGNLEPPSGSSGRVTELQADGTTKTIDAGGVEYLATHLRQAREGNKYSVTAAGGDMVGASPLISGLFHDEPTVEALNKLKLDVTSVGNHEFDEGSKELARLQNGGCHPTDGCYSDKKFKGADFPYLAANVLSEKSGKPILKPYWVWKKKDVKIGFIGVTLEGTPGVVSAEGVKGLKFKDEVETINKYAKELQRQGVKSIVALIHEGGFPASTSYNYDCDSGSAGSGVSGPIVDIAKNITPSVDALVTGHTHNAYACTIPDPSGKPRTVTSASSFGRLYTDTTLTYDRRTGDIARTSVKSANHVVTRDVAKAPDMTALISKWNTLAAPIGNRPIGYISADIVKDGTESPLGDLIADAQLAYGKELDPETDLALMNPGGIRAPLTYAAQGAEGDGVVTYAEGFTVQPFSNTVNLQDLTGAQLVQVLKEQVSGTNAASPKILQISAGLTYTLDLTKSGADRVVTDSIKLNGAPIAPAATYRVAMNNFLAGGGDGFTTLGQGTNPLVGTDDLTVLQKYLTANSTPTNPIAPPAAGRITVVQ; from the coding sequence ATGTCAGCCACATCCCACCAGCAGCACCGCAGACGCCGTACATACGCACTGGTCGCGACGGCCGCCGGGCTCGCCACCGCCGGCGCGCTCGCCGCGGCCCTCCCCGCGACCGCCTCGCCGGCCCCTTCCGGCAAGGGCGGCCACGGTCACGGCCACACCAGCCGCTACCAGGACGTGCAGCTGCTGTCCTTCAACGACCTGCACGGCAACCTGGAGCCGCCGTCCGGCTCCTCCGGCCGGGTCACCGAACTCCAGGCCGACGGCACCACGAAGACCATCGACGCGGGCGGCGTGGAGTACCTGGCCACCCATCTGCGCCAGGCCCGCGAGGGCAACAAGTACTCCGTCACCGCGGCCGGCGGCGACATGGTCGGCGCCTCCCCGCTGATCTCGGGCCTCTTCCACGACGAGCCCACCGTCGAGGCGCTGAACAAGCTCAAGCTCGACGTCACCTCCGTCGGCAACCACGAGTTCGACGAGGGCTCCAAGGAACTGGCCCGCCTGCAGAACGGCGGCTGCCACCCCACGGACGGCTGTTACTCGGACAAGAAGTTCAAGGGCGCCGACTTCCCCTACCTCGCCGCGAACGTGCTGAGCGAGAAGAGCGGCAAGCCGATCCTCAAGCCCTACTGGGTGTGGAAGAAGAAGGACGTCAAGATCGGCTTCATCGGGGTCACCCTCGAGGGCACCCCGGGCGTCGTCTCCGCCGAGGGCGTCAAGGGCCTGAAGTTCAAGGACGAGGTCGAGACGATCAACAAGTACGCCAAGGAGCTGCAGCGCCAGGGCGTCAAGTCGATCGTGGCCCTCATCCACGAGGGCGGCTTCCCGGCCTCCACCTCGTACAACTACGACTGTGACTCCGGGAGCGCCGGCTCCGGCGTCTCCGGCCCGATCGTGGACATCGCCAAGAACATCACGCCGTCGGTGGACGCGCTGGTCACCGGCCACACGCACAACGCGTACGCGTGCACGATCCCCGACCCGTCGGGCAAGCCCCGCACGGTCACCTCGGCCTCGTCCTTCGGCCGCCTCTACACCGACACCACGCTGACGTACGACCGCCGCACCGGCGACATCGCCCGTACGTCCGTGAAGTCCGCGAACCACGTGGTCACCCGGGACGTCGCCAAGGCCCCCGACATGACCGCGCTGATCTCGAAGTGGAACACCCTCGCGGCGCCCATCGGCAACCGCCCGATCGGCTACATCTCCGCCGACATCGTCAAGGACGGCACCGAGTCCCCGCTCGGCGACCTGATCGCCGACGCCCAGCTCGCCTACGGCAAGGAGCTGGACCCGGAGACCGACCTCGCGCTGATGAACCCCGGCGGCATCCGGGCGCCCCTGACCTACGCGGCCCAGGGTGCCGAGGGCGACGGCGTGGTCACCTACGCCGAGGGCTTCACGGTGCAGCCCTTCTCCAACACGGTGAACCTCCAGGACCTCACCGGCGCCCAGCTCGTCCAGGTGCTCAAGGAGCAGGTCAGCGGCACCAACGCGGCCTCGCCGAAGATCCTGCAGATCTCCGCGGGCCTCACCTACACCCTCGACCTGACCAAGTCGGGCGCGGACCGTGTGGTGACGGACTCGATCAAGCTGAACGGCGCCCCGATCGCCCCGGCGGCCACCTACCGCGTCGCGATGAACAACTTCCTCGCGGGCGGCGGCGACGGCTTCACCACACTGGGCCAGGGCACGAACCCGCTCGTCGGCACGGACGACCTGACG
- the mshD gene encoding mycothiol synthase, translating to MTSDDIARSVPSRSVETYSALAPEQTEAVLELLAEAARIDGQQAVSEQGRLQLRHSVGGGREGVSHLLLTVGGELVGYAQLEDTDPVEAPAAELVVHPSHRGHGHGRALGTALLAASGKRLRVWAHGGHSAARHLAQVLGLTLFRELRQMRLPLTGLDLPDPVFPAGVTVRTFVPGQDDAAWLAVNAAAFAHHPEQGSLTQRDLDDRMAEPWFDPAGFFLAEREGELVGFHWTKVHAEERLGEVYVLGVRPGVQGGGLGKALTTVGLRHLAAQGLPTAMLYVDADNKAAVSVYERLGFTTYETDLMYRTET from the coding sequence ATGACCAGCGACGACATCGCCCGCTCTGTCCCGTCCCGTTCCGTCGAGACCTACTCCGCCCTCGCCCCGGAGCAGACCGAGGCCGTCCTCGAACTGCTCGCGGAGGCCGCCCGGATCGACGGGCAGCAGGCGGTGTCCGAACAGGGCAGACTCCAGCTGCGGCACAGCGTTGGCGGCGGCCGGGAGGGCGTCTCCCATCTGCTGCTGACGGTGGGCGGCGAACTCGTCGGGTACGCCCAGCTGGAGGACACGGATCCGGTGGAGGCGCCCGCCGCCGAACTGGTCGTGCACCCCTCGCACCGCGGCCATGGGCACGGGCGGGCGCTGGGGACGGCCCTGCTGGCGGCGTCCGGCAAGCGGCTGCGGGTGTGGGCGCACGGCGGGCACTCCGCCGCCCGCCATCTCGCCCAGGTGCTGGGGCTGACCCTGTTCCGCGAACTGCGGCAGATGCGCCTGCCGTTGACCGGCCTCGACCTGCCGGACCCGGTGTTCCCGGCGGGCGTCACGGTCCGCACGTTCGTACCCGGCCAGGACGACGCGGCCTGGCTCGCGGTGAACGCCGCCGCGTTCGCCCACCACCCCGAGCAGGGCTCGCTCACCCAGCGCGACCTCGACGACCGCATGGCCGAGCCGTGGTTCGATCCGGCGGGCTTCTTCCTGGCCGAACGGGAGGGCGAACTGGTCGGCTTCCACTGGACGAAGGTCCACGCGGAGGAGCGGCTCGGCGAGGTGTACGTCCTCGGGGTGCGCCCCGGCGTCCAGGGCGGCGGCCTCGGCAAGGCCCTGACGACGGTCGGGCTGCGGCACCTGGCCGCGCAGGGGCTGCCCACGGCGATGCTCTACGTCGACGCCGACAACAAGGCGGCCGTGTCCGTCTACGAACGGCTCGGCTTCACGACGTACGAGACGGACCTGATGTACCGCACGGAGACCTGA
- a CDS encoding GntR family transcriptional regulator, with translation MIEYRIDRRSGVATYVQIVQQTKQALRLGLLEPGDKLPTAREVVEATAINPNTVLKAYRELEREGLVEARRGLGTFVRRALSTAPAESPLRAELDAWAVRAREAGLDRDDVDALFTSVLDTHFKGDPS, from the coding sequence ATGATCGAGTACCGCATCGACCGGCGCTCCGGCGTCGCCACCTATGTGCAGATCGTCCAGCAGACCAAACAGGCGCTGCGCCTGGGCCTGCTGGAGCCCGGGGACAAGCTGCCCACCGCCCGTGAGGTCGTCGAGGCGACCGCCATCAACCCGAACACCGTCCTCAAGGCGTACCGGGAGCTGGAGCGCGAGGGCCTGGTCGAGGCGCGGCGGGGACTCGGCACCTTCGTGCGCCGGGCGCTGAGCACCGCCCCGGCGGAGTCGCCGCTCCGCGCCGAGCTGGACGCCTGGGCCGTACGGGCCCGCGAGGCCGGACTCGACCGCGACGACGTGGACGCGCTCTTCACTTCCGTACTGGACACACACTTCAAGGGGGACCCGTCATGA
- a CDS encoding ABC transporter ATP-binding protein — protein sequence MTVTAIEAAGLGMRFGRRGKPALDGCAFRIPAGAVCAVVGPNGAGKSTLLSLAAGLARPTAGTLTVLGRSPAEARARVGYVAQDKPLHLQLTVAETLRWGRELNPGRWDDEVAERIVTEGELDPEAKISSLSGGQRTRVALALALGKRPELLLLDEPMADLDPLARHQLMASLMADAAGHGTTVVMSSHVVAELEGSCDHLLLLNAGRVRLSGPLDDVLAAHRLVTGRADTSLEPHTVVESRTTGRSLTALIRPEGPLDAGWQDTAPTLEELVLAHLRAPQAPALLLDDVREAAV from the coding sequence ATGACCGTGACCGCCATCGAGGCGGCCGGGCTGGGCATGCGGTTCGGACGGCGGGGGAAGCCGGCGCTGGACGGCTGCGCGTTCCGGATCCCGGCGGGCGCCGTGTGCGCCGTCGTCGGCCCGAACGGCGCCGGCAAGTCGACCCTGCTCTCCCTGGCCGCCGGACTGGCCCGGCCCACCGCCGGCACGCTCACCGTGCTCGGCCGGTCCCCCGCCGAGGCCCGCGCCCGCGTCGGCTACGTCGCCCAGGACAAGCCGCTGCACCTCCAGCTCACCGTCGCCGAGACCCTGCGCTGGGGCCGCGAGCTGAACCCCGGCCGCTGGGACGACGAGGTCGCGGAGCGGATCGTCACCGAGGGCGAGCTGGACCCGGAGGCGAAGATCAGCTCCCTCTCCGGCGGTCAGCGCACCCGCGTGGCCCTCGCCCTCGCGCTCGGCAAGCGGCCCGAACTGCTCCTCCTGGACGAGCCGATGGCCGACCTCGACCCGCTCGCCCGGCACCAGCTGATGGCGTCCCTCATGGCGGACGCGGCCGGACACGGCACCACGGTCGTGATGTCCTCGCACGTCGTCGCCGAGCTGGAGGGCTCCTGCGACCATCTGCTGCTGCTCAACGCCGGACGGGTACGCCTGTCCGGCCCCCTGGACGACGTGCTCGCCGCACACCGCCTGGTCACCGGGCGCGCCGACACCTCCCTGGAGCCGCACACCGTCGTCGAGTCGCGCACCACCGGCCGCTCGCTCACCGCCCTGATCCGGCCCGAGGGCCCTCTCGACGCCGGCTGGCAGGACACCGCCCCCACCCTGGAGGAGCTGGTCCTCGCCCATCTCCGTGCCCCGCAGGCCCCCGCCCTGCTCCTCGACGACGTGCGGGAGGCCGCCGTATGA
- a CDS encoding ABC transporter permease: MTTVTLKSTAPAVTARRGPRGLLWAMLRLHRSALWFWVMLVAVAAGVLLWAYGPGADAAWAEYRSRGCLDGRPNLGCDMGGRAADRYRSAEALAGGLIQIVPFLTAAWAGAALIGRELENGTARLAWTQSVSPARWLAAKLAVPAALLAAGMLVLTLLHRLLFTADPALRVTIGMADWHQSPAYEANGTLATAYALLGLAVGALAGMLQRRALPALGTAVLGLGALMIALSDVRPYLWPVKTLTGKQYPEWSGMVVDDGALTSTGARVSDPICVDDARCLAEHDIVGYYRDFHPASHFWPLQLAETAVVLTLAALAVLLSFRLLNRRVARAV, from the coding sequence ATGACCACCGTGACCCTCAAGAGCACCGCGCCCGCCGTCACCGCGCGGCGCGGACCCCGGGGCCTGCTCTGGGCGATGCTGCGGCTGCACCGCTCGGCGCTGTGGTTCTGGGTGATGCTGGTGGCCGTCGCCGCCGGCGTCCTGCTGTGGGCGTACGGGCCGGGCGCGGACGCCGCCTGGGCCGAGTACCGGTCCCGGGGCTGTCTCGACGGTCGGCCGAACCTGGGCTGCGACATGGGGGGCCGTGCCGCCGACCGCTACCGGAGCGCCGAGGCGCTGGCCGGCGGGCTCATCCAGATCGTCCCCTTCCTCACCGCGGCCTGGGCCGGCGCCGCGCTCATCGGCCGGGAGCTGGAGAACGGCACGGCACGCCTCGCCTGGACCCAGTCGGTCTCCCCGGCCCGCTGGCTCGCCGCGAAGCTCGCCGTCCCGGCCGCGCTGCTGGCCGCCGGCATGCTCGTGCTCACCCTGCTGCACCGCCTGCTGTTCACCGCCGACCCCGCGCTGCGCGTCACCATCGGCATGGCGGACTGGCACCAGAGCCCGGCCTACGAGGCCAACGGCACCCTCGCCACCGCCTACGCCCTGCTGGGCCTGGCCGTCGGCGCCCTCGCGGGGATGCTCCAGCGCCGCGCCCTGCCCGCGCTCGGCACCGCGGTCCTCGGCCTCGGCGCGCTGATGATCGCCCTCAGCGATGTGCGCCCGTACCTGTGGCCGGTCAAGACGCTGACCGGCAAGCAGTACCCCGAGTGGAGCGGCATGGTCGTCGACGACGGCGCCCTGACCTCGACCGGCGCCCGCGTCAGCGACCCCATCTGCGTAGACGACGCCCGCTGTCTGGCCGAGCACGACATCGTCGGCTACTACCGCGACTTCCACCCGGCCTCGCACTTCTGGCCGCTGCAGCTGGCCGAGACGGCCGTCGTCCTCACCCTCGCGGCCCTCGCGGTGCTGCTCTCCTTCCGTCTGCTGAACCGCCGGGTCGCGCGAGCCGTATGA
- a CDS encoding RNA degradosome polyphosphate kinase, with protein sequence MTPAVPEPAPPPHTGAGNGDVRHLPVTLPPARSDAPVRLDARKNGRMSQSSNAQAQVQHAQPSVGSIAAHRPHTVTSAAVSDLEPDIDADLDAYDIGEVEGVQLPQGRFLDRERSWLAFNERVLELAEDPTTPLLERANFLAIFASNLDEFFMVRVAGLKRRIATGVATRSASGLQPREVLEMIWARSRELMARHAACYHEDVAPALAEEGIHLVRWNELTEKEQARLFTLFRHQIFPVLTPLAVDPAHPFPYISGLSLNLAVRVRNPVTGTPHFARVKVPPLLSRFLEASPGRHVPLEDVIAAHLEELFPGMEVLEHHAFRVTRNEDLEVEEDDAENLLQALEKELMRRRFGPPVRLEVEENINQEVLDLLVRELKISEAEVYPLTGPLDLTGLFRIASIDRPELKYPKFIAGTHRDLAEVESASAPDIFAALRSRDVLLHHPYDSFSTSVQAFLEQAADDPDVLAIKQTLYRTSGDSPIVNALIDAAEAGKQVLVLVEIKARFDEHANIKWARKLEEAGCHVVYGLVGLKTHCKLSLVVRQEGETLRRYSHVGTGNYHPKTARLYEDLGLLTADPQVGADLSDLFNRLSGYSRRETYRRLLVAPKSLRDGLIARINKEVQHHRAGRPAYVRIKVNSIVDEALIDACYAASQAGVPVDIWVRGICAVRPGVTGLSENVRVRSVLGRFLEHSRVFAFGNGGEPEVWIGSADMMHRNLDRRIEALVRVTDPAHRAALNRLLETGMSDTTASWHLGPDGEWTRHATDAEGQPLRNVQEMLIDARRRRRGTPTP encoded by the coding sequence ATGACTCCCGCCGTGCCAGAGCCCGCGCCGCCTCCGCACACGGGCGCGGGGAACGGGGACGTACGACACCTCCCGGTGACGCTCCCACCCGCGCGTTCCGACGCGCCTGTACGCCTCGATGCGCGGAAGAATGGGCGTATGAGCCAGTCCTCGAACGCCCAGGCACAGGTCCAGCACGCGCAGCCCTCCGTGGGCTCGATCGCGGCGCACCGCCCGCACACCGTCACCTCCGCGGCCGTCTCCGACCTGGAACCCGACATCGACGCCGATCTCGACGCCTACGACATCGGCGAGGTCGAGGGCGTCCAGCTGCCCCAGGGCCGCTTCCTCGACCGGGAGCGCAGCTGGCTGGCGTTCAACGAGCGGGTGCTGGAACTCGCCGAGGACCCCACCACCCCGCTGCTCGAGCGGGCGAACTTCCTGGCCATCTTCGCCAGCAACCTGGACGAGTTCTTCATGGTCCGGGTGGCCGGTCTGAAGCGCCGCATAGCCACCGGCGTGGCCACCCGCTCCGCCTCCGGGCTCCAGCCGCGCGAGGTGCTGGAGATGATCTGGGCCCGCTCGCGCGAGCTCATGGCCCGGCACGCCGCCTGCTACCACGAGGACGTCGCTCCCGCACTCGCGGAGGAGGGCATCCACCTGGTCCGCTGGAACGAGCTGACGGAGAAGGAGCAGGCCCGCCTCTTCACCCTGTTCCGGCACCAGATCTTCCCGGTGCTGACCCCGCTGGCCGTCGACCCGGCGCACCCCTTCCCTTACATCTCCGGGCTCTCCCTGAACCTGGCCGTCCGGGTCCGCAACCCCGTCACCGGCACCCCGCACTTCGCCCGCGTCAAGGTGCCCCCGCTGCTCTCCCGCTTCCTGGAGGCCTCCCCCGGCCGGCACGTCCCGCTGGAGGACGTCATCGCCGCGCACCTGGAGGAGCTGTTCCCGGGCATGGAGGTGCTGGAGCACCACGCGTTCCGGGTCACCCGCAACGAGGACCTGGAGGTCGAGGAGGACGACGCGGAGAACCTCCTGCAGGCTCTGGAGAAGGAGCTCATGCGGCGCCGCTTCGGGCCGCCGGTGCGCCTGGAGGTCGAGGAGAACATCAACCAGGAGGTCCTGGACCTGCTGGTGCGCGAGCTGAAGATCAGCGAGGCCGAGGTCTACCCGCTGACCGGCCCCCTGGACCTCACGGGCCTCTTCCGGATCGCCTCCATCGACCGGCCCGAGCTGAAGTACCCGAAGTTCATCGCGGGCACCCACCGCGACCTCGCCGAGGTGGAGTCGGCGTCCGCGCCGGACATCTTCGCCGCGCTGCGCAGCCGGGACGTCCTGCTGCACCACCCGTACGACTCCTTCTCCACGTCCGTGCAGGCGTTCCTGGAGCAGGCGGCCGACGACCCGGACGTCCTCGCGATCAAGCAGACCCTGTACCGGACCTCCGGCGACTCCCCCATCGTCAACGCGCTCATCGACGCGGCCGAGGCCGGCAAGCAGGTCCTGGTGCTGGTCGAGATCAAGGCGCGCTTCGACGAGCACGCCAACATCAAGTGGGCGCGCAAGCTGGAGGAGGCCGGCTGCCACGTCGTGTACGGCCTGGTCGGCCTGAAGACGCACTGCAAGCTGTCGCTGGTGGTCCGTCAGGAGGGCGAGACCCTGCGGCGCTACAGCCACGTCGGCACCGGCAACTACCACCCGAAGACGGCCCGCCTGTACGAGGACCTGGGCCTGCTGACCGCCGACCCGCAGGTCGGCGCGGACCTGTCCGACCTGTTCAACCGGCTGTCGGGCTACTCGCGCCGCGAGACCTACCGACGTCTGCTGGTCGCTCCCAAGTCCCTGCGGGACGGCCTGATCGCCCGGATCAACAAGGAGGTCCAGCACCACCGCGCCGGACGTCCCGCCTACGTCCGCATCAAGGTCAACTCGATCGTCGACGAGGCCCTGATCGACGCCTGCTACGCCGCCTCCCAGGCGGGCGTCCCGGTGGACATCTGGGTGCGCGGCATCTGCGCGGTCCGCCCGGGCGTGACCGGCCTCTCGGAGAACGTCCGCGTCCGCTCGGTCCTCGGCCGCTTCCTGGAGCACTCCCGGGTGTTCGCCTTCGGCAACGGAGGCGAGCCCGAGGTGTGGATCGGCAGCGCCGACATGATGCACCGCAACCTCGACCGCCGGATCGAGGCCCTGGTCCGGGTCACCGACCCGGCGCACCGCGCGGCGCTGAACCGGCTCCTGGAGACCGGGATGTCCGACACCACCGCGTCCTGGCATCTCGGCCCGGACGGCGAGTGGACCCGGCACGCGACGGACGCGGAGGGCCAGCCCCTGCGCAACGTCCAGGAGATGCTCATAGACGCCCGGAGGCGCCGGCGTGGCACACCGACCCCCTGA
- a CDS encoding CHAD domain-containing protein has translation MAHRPPDPADPAAGAVPGTALADQLRAQATEFLRALRLHREGGTAAEPVDAVRALRRSARRISGSLHTFRPLLDAAWSESVQPELSWLSGTLALEQAYAARLERLLLALHRLSGTPVLPAQAPGPAPSGATEPGKLAVGAAKAGALLERQLTLARTRAHSTALRALGGSRFHALADTVALLASEVPLAPGAAGADLRPLAAAAEERLSAAVAALPLVTAGHPYNAEALVHGLSPDPAPHPQDAPWHQVRLLLRLHRYAREVLHADPGLMDVRLTAAGQALDRHRDAAEAATAAAQAARTPRIAPATAYALGVLHADQRHEVEAARFAFQQSWQKQTVGTP, from the coding sequence GTGGCACACCGACCCCCTGATCCGGCGGACCCCGCGGCCGGCGCGGTGCCCGGGACGGCCCTCGCAGACCAACTCCGCGCCCAGGCCACGGAGTTCCTCCGCGCGCTGCGCCTGCACCGGGAGGGTGGCACGGCCGCGGAGCCCGTCGACGCGGTCCGGGCGCTGCGGCGCTCGGCCCGCCGGATCAGCGGCAGCCTGCACACCTTCCGCCCGCTGCTGGACGCCGCCTGGTCGGAGTCCGTACAGCCGGAACTGTCCTGGCTGTCGGGCACGCTCGCCCTGGAGCAGGCGTACGCGGCCCGTCTGGAGCGGCTGCTGCTGGCCCTGCACCGGCTGTCGGGGACCCCGGTGCTCCCGGCGCAGGCACCGGGCCCGGCGCCGTCCGGTGCCACCGAGCCCGGCAAGCTCGCCGTGGGCGCGGCGAAGGCGGGCGCCCTGCTCGAACGGCAGCTCACCCTGGCCCGGACCCGCGCCCACTCCACCGCCCTGCGGGCCCTCGGCGGCAGCCGCTTCCACGCGCTCGCCGACACGGTCGCCCTGCTGGCCAGCGAGGTCCCGCTCGCCCCGGGGGCGGCCGGCGCCGATCTGCGGCCCCTGGCGGCCGCCGCCGAGGAGCGGCTCTCCGCCGCGGTGGCCGCGCTGCCCCTGGTGACCGCCGGGCACCCGTACAACGCCGAGGCACTGGTCCACGGCCTGTCCCCGGACCCTGCGCCGCATCCGCAGGACGCGCCCTGGCACCAGGTCCGCCTCCTGCTGCGGCTGCACCGCTACGCCCGCGAGGTCCTGCACGCAGACCCCGGCCTGATGGACGTACGGCTGACGGCGGCCGGGCAGGCCCTGGACCGGCACCGGGACGCCGCCGAGGCGGCCACCGCCGCCGCCCAGGCGGCCCGCACCCCCCGCATCGCCCCCGCGACGGCCTACGCGCTCGGCGTCCTGCACGCCGACCAGCGGCACGAGGTGGAGGCGGCCCGGTTCGCGTTCCAGCAGTCCTGGCAGAAACAGACCGTGGGCACGCCCTGA
- a CDS encoding NUDIX hydrolase — translation MTGADDRTVHAAGCALWRRSPDTGALEICLVHRPKYDDWSHPKGKLRPGEDPLAGALREVEEETGHPPRPGAELPTVRYLVDGRPKEVRYWAAEAGPGTFTPSSEVDQVLWLTPERARDRLTQPRDRVLVDTLLALLHQA, via the coding sequence ATGACAGGAGCCGACGACCGTACGGTGCACGCCGCGGGCTGCGCCCTGTGGCGCCGCTCGCCCGACACCGGCGCGCTGGAGATCTGCCTGGTCCACCGGCCCAAGTACGACGACTGGTCGCACCCCAAGGGCAAGCTGCGCCCCGGCGAGGACCCGCTCGCCGGGGCGCTGCGCGAGGTCGAGGAGGAGACCGGGCACCCGCCCCGGCCCGGAGCCGAGCTGCCGACGGTCCGCTATCTCGTGGACGGCCGCCCCAAGGAGGTGCGGTACTGGGCCGCCGAGGCGGGCCCCGGCACCTTCACGCCGAGCTCCGAGGTCGACCAGGTGCTCTGGCTGACCCCCGAGCGCGCCCGGGACCGGCTGACCCAGCCGAGGGACCGCGTCCTCGTCGACACGCTGCTCGCCTTACTGCACCAGGCGTAG